The following nucleotide sequence is from uncultured Draconibacterium sp..
GCGGGCACCAGGAATGGAATCGTATGTGGTTTAATCCGTATTCTTTGCATTTATTAAGAATGCGTTCCCACGATGCTCTATCGGTTGGAGGGTAGCCGGTTTTTGGAAAAACTGCGCAATCTAAGGTTCCGCGTAAATATACTGGTCGACCATTGTTTTCGAGCGTTTTACCCACATTTTTGAACTCGCGCATACCAAAGTTACCCTTCCAGGTATCGTTGGCATTCGCTGCATTCAATTGCACCGATAGTTGGTACACATTTGGGTTGAACTCGTCCCACAACTGCACATCGTCGCCCATTTCGTAATTCACAACAATGGTATCTGTTTCTGCTTCCATGTCAAAAGCAGTACTCAAATTGGCTACTTTATGTATTGCATCTGAATTGATTGTTGCAGCTCCAATTTGCAGTTTACCAGCTTGGGCACTGCCGGTATTATTTTTCAGAACAATTTCAAGGCGCGCCTTTTTTGTTGCCAGGTTAGGATAAATCTGCACGTTTGAAACATACAATTTATCTCTTTTCACCAGCTTAATTTCGCCAACAATTCCGTTCCAGTTGCTTTGGGTATTATCGCTTATGCTGTGTGCATCAATCCCCACGTTTACCTCTTTTACCCGGTTATCAATGCTAATGGTTATGGTATTTGCTCCGGGCTGAATAAATTCACTCACATCATAACGGTGCGCCACTCCCAGCGCATTTTGTAGCCCAACGTAATTGCCGTTAACCCAAACACTTGTTTCCCAGTGTGGACGTTCCAGGTAAAGTTCCAGGCTTTTCCCCTGCCAGTCCTCAGGCACTGTAACCTCCTTTTGGTACCATGCTCTGCCCACATAATGGTAATCGGAAATGAGCCAAAACGGATACCTGAATTTATCGTTGCTTAAATACGGTTTGTAATTTTCATCGTCGTACCACTGTTTTCCCTCGGGGTATTCCCTCCATGTATTTCCAGTGAATTTGGTATGGTAACCCACCGGAATTCCTTTGTTTTGTTCAGGCATGGAACCCGGTAAAACAATTGTATCATTCAATTCCTTTGTAAACCACTTTTCTGAAAGTCCATTATCCAGACTATCGATTTGGAAACTCCAGTCACCCGAAAGGTCGATTTCAGTTACACCCTTTTTTGCACAGCTGCTCAGCAGGGCAATTCCCAAAAACAGTACTAAGGTTACATCTCTCATTTTTAAAAAACTCAATTTCCTCATAATAAACATTTTAAACCACCCCATTTGCGATTACTTTTTCACCATTAATTTTACATCTCTGCCTTTTCCTGTAGCTACCTCAAGCATGTACATTCCTGCTGGCAGATCGGTAGTAGTGATATGTAGTTCATTTACGAAATGGGATACCTGTGCTTCTTTTAATATTCGTCCATCCATGGAGACGATTCGCCAAAGACTAATTCCATCTACTAAGTCAAGACTTACATTTATTTCATTTGTAAACGGATTGGGGTAAGCTTTTATCGTTGGTTTATTTCGCACACTACTCACTCCTGTTGAAATATCCTTCGTGTAATACCCCATTAAGCTCAACTCGGCAACATTTGTAAACGCGTTACTATTAACCTCTGATAAAGCTACCAGGCGAACATATTTGCATACCACCGTATCGGGCAATTGAACCGATTTTTCATCGCCATTTGCAGCGAAAGTTCCGCTGGCAAGCGGTTCGCCCCAATTTTGCTTGTCGTTTGAGGCATAGAATTCGTATTCGGCAATATTCCCGTTCAGGTTATTATCCTGACGGGGCAAATAGTTAAAAGCATATATTTTTGCGCTGTCTCCCAGGTCAATCTGAATCTCATGCGGATAAGAAGGACTGTTATCTTTCCATTCGGTATGCCAAAAGGTGTATGGATTTCCGTCGAAGGCATAGGTTGCCAGATTACCACCATAGTCATCCTCGCTGTCGGCGTATAAAAGCTGCCAGTTCTCCTTACTTAAAGTTGAATCATTGTCGGAAGAATCTTCGCCTTTCCACACCCGTATGTAATCTACCTGTGTTTCGGTTAAGTAACCAATGGGAAGATCTACGAAATACTGGTTGCCTTCCACACCAAAACTGGCTCCGTTGGAAAGCCACAAAAACTCGGGACTGTGCACCACCCATTTCTGATCGGAATAACGTACTTTGAAAACACCATCGTAATATATTTCCATGGCATTGGGAGTCCAGTAAAAACCCCAAACGTGAAATCCTGAATGAATTCCGGGCGTATCAAACTGTTTTGTGTTGGCCTGATGATTTGCACCATATCCATCAATATGCACTACAGATTTTGTAAAATCACCCGTCCATGCCGATTCGAAAACATCTATTTCTGCTCCATCGTTTGCTGTGCCATCCACGTTGCCCATATTTGGCCCCTGCAACCAAAAAGCGGTGTGTGTACCTTTGCTTGCGTCACCAATTTTAATGCGGGCCTCAAAATAACCATACTGGGTGTGGTATTTACTATACGTTTGAATGGAACCGTTGGTCATGGAATTACTACCTGTTTTAAACACCTTCAGAATCAGGTTCCCTCCATCAACCGAAACATTTTCGGATTTCCAGCGCCAATCGGTGATACCGATTTTTGGTCGTGCAGCTCTCGACTTTGTACTGTTATCAATGTTCCATGTGGCTGTATTTACTTCTGTTCCATTAAACTCGTCGCTGAATTCGAGCTCCCAGGAACCGGGAACCGACGGGAGTGACGGTTTTACATCAGAAGGTGTTGCCTCGTCCACAAACTGCGCAAATAATTTATTGGTAAACACCAAAATGGAAATCAGCAGTATTAAATACCTCATTTATTGATTTTTTATAATTGTTTTTGAAACAACTCCCTGCTTACCATGAAGTTGCAACAAGTAATTGCCACTGTTCAGTTCACTGGTATTAATTCTTTCCAAATTCGAATAATTTGAGAATGTTCCGCTCTTCAGTATTCTACCCGACAAATCGTATATTTTCCATTCCGAGAAAGAAGATTCTCCATCTGTTTTTATCATTATTTCGTTTGAAAAC
It contains:
- a CDS encoding discoidin domain-containing protein, whose amino-acid sequence is MRYLILLISILVFTNKLFAQFVDEATPSDVKPSLPSVPGSWELEFSDEFNGTEVNTATWNIDNSTKSRAARPKIGITDWRWKSENVSVDGGNLILKVFKTGSNSMTNGSIQTYSKYHTQYGYFEARIKIGDASKGTHTAFWLQGPNMGNVDGTANDGAEIDVFESAWTGDFTKSVVHIDGYGANHQANTKQFDTPGIHSGFHVWGFYWTPNAMEIYYDGVFKVRYSDQKWVVHSPEFLWLSNGASFGVEGNQYFVDLPIGYLTETQVDYIRVWKGEDSSDNDSTLSKENWQLLYADSEDDYGGNLATYAFDGNPYTFWHTEWKDNSPSYPHEIQIDLGDSAKIYAFNYLPRQDNNLNGNIAEYEFYASNDKQNWGEPLASGTFAANGDEKSVQLPDTVVCKYVRLVALSEVNSNAFTNVAELSLMGYYTKDISTGVSSVRNKPTIKAYPNPFTNEINVSLDLVDGISLWRIVSMDGRILKEAQVSHFVNELHITTTDLPAGMYMLEVATGKGRDVKLMVKK